In one window of Brevinematales bacterium DNA:
- the vsr gene encoding DNA mismatch endonuclease Vsr yields MDVLNTDQRHINMSRIRSKNTKPEMFIRHILWHEGYRYRLHYKKLPGKPDIVFPRKRKVIFVNGCFWHRHNCEAFKLPETNKIFWEKKIGSNVIRDNRNRQDLLNAGWSYLDIWTCEISKKNSDNLKAKLIRFLEE; encoded by the coding sequence ATGGACGTATTAAATACTGACCAGCGCCATATAAATATGTCACGCATACGATCTAAAAACACAAAACCCGAAATGTTTATCAGGCACATTTTATGGCATGAAGGGTATCGTTATCGTTTACATTATAAGAAGCTACCAGGAAAACCCGATATTGTATTTCCCCGCAAGCGAAAGGTCATATTTGTTAATGGTTGTTTCTGGCATAGACATAATTGCGAAGCATTTAAACTGCCAGAAACCAACAAGATATTTTGGGAGAAAAAAATAGGGAGTAACGTCATACGGGATAATAGAAATCGTCAGGATCTATTAAATGCGGGTTGGTCATATCTTGATATATGGACTTGTGAGATTAGTAAAAAAAATAGTGACAATTTAAAAGCGAAATTAATCAGATTTCTGGAAGAATAG